A portion of the Krasilnikovia cinnamomea genome contains these proteins:
- a CDS encoding branched-chain amino acid ABC transporter permease — translation MNFSGLIQDFGPLTVTGLAQGAIIALFALGYTLVYGVLRLINFAHSEVFLLGTYATLLVWGLFGLDQNSATPSTLAVIGLILLGMAGAIVASGATALVVELVAYRPLRRRNAPPLAFLITAIGASLAISETVGVITHRNPTGVPNLVQQKVVIEIGNTQITNLQILIIVLALVMMFVLDRFINRSRMGRGIRAVAQNPDSAALMGVNKSRVIALVFLIGGLMAGIAAVMYDLKIGVTRFDAGFLLGIEAFTAAVLGGIGNLRGALLGGLLLGVLQNYAAGLFGTEWLHAASFVLLVLILLARPTGLLGESLGKARA, via the coding sequence GTGAATTTCTCGGGTCTGATCCAAGACTTCGGTCCACTGACCGTGACCGGCTTGGCGCAGGGCGCGATCATCGCGCTGTTTGCGTTGGGCTACACCCTGGTCTACGGCGTGCTGCGACTCATCAACTTCGCGCACTCCGAAGTCTTCCTACTGGGTACGTACGCCACCCTGCTGGTGTGGGGGCTGTTCGGCCTGGACCAGAACTCCGCCACCCCCTCGACCCTGGCGGTCATCGGTCTCATCCTGCTGGGCATGGCCGGGGCGATCGTGGCGTCCGGCGCGACCGCGCTCGTGGTCGAGCTGGTGGCCTACCGGCCGCTGCGGCGGCGCAACGCCCCGCCGCTGGCCTTCCTCATCACCGCGATCGGCGCCTCGCTGGCGATCTCGGAGACCGTCGGTGTGATCACGCACCGGAATCCGACCGGCGTGCCGAACCTGGTGCAGCAGAAGGTCGTGATCGAGATAGGCAACACGCAGATCACGAACCTGCAGATCCTGATCATCGTGCTGGCGCTGGTCATGATGTTCGTGCTGGACCGGTTCATCAACCGCTCCCGGATGGGCCGGGGCATCCGGGCCGTGGCGCAGAATCCGGACAGCGCGGCGCTGATGGGTGTGAACAAGAGCCGGGTGATCGCGCTCGTGTTCCTCATCGGCGGTCTCATGGCGGGCATCGCGGCCGTCATGTACGACTTGAAGATCGGTGTCACGCGTTTCGACGCCGGCTTCCTGCTGGGCATCGAGGCGTTCACGGCCGCGGTGCTGGGCGGTATCGGCAACCTGCGCGGCGCCCTGCTGGGCGGCCTGCTGCTGGGCGTGCTGCAGAACTACGCGGCCGGGCTGTTCGGCACGGAGTGGCTGCACGCGGCGTCGTTCGTGCTGCTGGTGCTGATCCTGCTGGCGCGGCCGACCGGCCTGCTGGGCGAATCTCTGGGGAAGGCAAGGGCATGA